ACCGGTTTACGAATATCACGGACTCTCGACCGGCGTAATCCTTGCGGGCCTCTACTCCAACCAGCGACGCAACGCGTACCTTTGCGACATCACGTGGGGCACCAACAGCGAGTTCGGCTTCGACTACCTGCGCGACAACATGGCAGGCTCCGAGGAGGAGATGGTGCAGCGCGACTTCTACTTTGCCATCGTTGACGAAGTGGACAGCGTGCTGATCGACGAAGCCCGCACGCCGCTGATCATCTCCGGCCCTGTCCCCAACTCCGATACCGACACCAAATACCGCGAAATCAAGCCCTGGATCGAACAGCTCGTGCGAGCGCAGCAGAACCTCGTGGCTACCCTCCTGGATCAGGCTGAAAAAACCCTGAAAGAGAAACCGAACGATTTCGATGCCGGTCTGGCGCTGTTACGTGTCAAGCGCGGCCAGCCGAAAAACAAGCGCTTCATCAAGATGCTCTCACAGCCCGGCATCGGCAAGCTCGTCCAGTCGGTCGAAAACGAATACCTGAAGGACAACTCATCCCGCATGCACGAAGTGGACGACGAACTCTTCTATGCGGTGGATGAAAAAGCCAACACGATTGACCTCACCGAAAAGGGGCGCGAGTTTCTGGGCAAGCTGAGCCATCAGGATCAGGATCTCTTCCTCCTGCCCGACGTGGGCAGCGAAATCGCGGCGATCGAAGCTGACAAAAATCTCCAGCCGACCGACAAAATCCGCAAAAAGGACGAGGTCTATCGCCTCTACTCCGAACGCTCGGACAGCCTTCACACCATCGGACAGCTCCTCAAAGCCTACACGCTTTTCGCAAAAGATGACGAGTACGTGGTGCAAAATGGGCAGGTGATGATCGTGGACGAGTTCACTGGTCGCGTGCTCGCCGGACGCCGTTACAGCGACGGATTGCATCAGGCCATCGAGGCCAAGGAGAATGTCAAGATCGAGGGCGAAACGCAGACGATGGCCACAATCACCATCCAGAACTACTTCCGCCTCTACAGCAAGCTGGCTGGCATGACCGGTACGGCAGAGACCGAGGCTTCGGAGTTCTTTGAAATCTACAAGCTCGACGTGGTGGTCATTCCAACCAACCACCCGATTGCGCGCCACGACCAGGACGACCTTGTCTACAAGACACGCCGCGAGAAGTACAACGCCATTGTCAACAAGGTGCAGGAACTGAATGCCAAGGGTCAGCCGGTACTGGTCGGCACGGCGAGCGTCGAGGTCTCGGAGACGCTGTCGAGAATGCTGCGTGCCAAGCGCATCCAGCACAACGTGCTCAATGCCAAGCAGCACGCCCGCGAAGCGGAAATCGTTGCGATGGCCGGCCAGAAGGGCGCGGTGACTATAGCCACCAACATGGCCGGACGAGGCACCGACATCAAGCTCGGCCCTGGAGTGCGCGAGATGGGTGGTCTCTTCATTCTCGGCTCGGAACGGCATGAATCGCGCCGCATCGACCGCCAGCTTCGCGGACGCGCCGGACGCCAGGGCGACCCCGGTGAATCGATCTTCTACGTCTCGCTCGAAGACGACCTGATGCGCCTGTTCGGCTCGGATCGCGTTATTGCGGTGATGGACAAGCTGGGCCACGAAGAGGGCGATGTGATCGAGCACTCGATGATCACCAAATCGATCGAGCGCGCGCAGAAGAAGGTTGAAGAGCAGAACTTCGCCATCCGCAAGCGCCTGCTTGAATATGACGATGTCATGAACCAGCAGCGCGAGGTGATCTACACCCGCCGCCGCAAGGCGCTCAAGATGGGACGTCTGAAGAACGACATCATGGATCTTTTGCAGGACTATTGCTACACCGTGGCCAAGAAGTTCCACGAGTCGAACGATCCTGCGGGGCTGGAAGAGCAGGTGTTGCGCGAGCTTTCTGTCGAGTTCCACGTCGAGGCGTCAGCCTTCGAGCGCGAGCCGTTCGAGCAGACCGCCGAAGCGCTTTACAAAGCCGCCAGCGAATTCTACCACCGCAAGGAAAACTCGCTCCCTGACGAGATCATGCAGCAAATCGAAAAGTATGCCGTCCTGTCGGTGATCGACCAGAAGTGGCGCGAACACCTGCGCGAAATCGACAGTTTGCGCGAGGGCATCAACCTGCGCGCCTACGGCCAGAAAGATCCGCTACTCGAATACAAGCAGGAGGCCTACAAACTCTTCGTCGAACTGCTGCGGGAAATCGAGCACGAAACCCTGTCGGTGGCATTCAGGCTCTTCCCGGTCTCGCAGGATGAGTCGGAGGAGATCGAAGCTCGACAGCGTCGGCAGGCAGTGCGCCAGGAACGCCTCGTGGCGCAGCACGCCGAAGCAGAGAGCACCTACAAAATCGCCGCGGATGGCGGAATGAACGCTACGCTCTGGATGCCCGGCGACGAGATCGTCGTTCAGCAACCGGTGCGAACCGAAAAAAAACCGGGCCGTAACGACGACTGCCCCTGCGGCAGCGGCAAGAAATACAAAAACTGCTGCGGCGCAAATGAGTAACCTTGCAGGGGCGGGTCTTGTGCCCGCCC
The nucleotide sequence above comes from Chlorobaculum tepidum TLS. Encoded proteins:
- the secA gene encoding preprotein translocase subunit SecA yields the protein MLKIIAKIFGSKHEKDIKKIQPIVDRINEIYGTLNALPDEAFRNKGVELRKKVRDKLIPFETKIKETEHKLERPDMSHEEHEKLNIELEQLRNKYEEATAAILDEVLPETFALVKETCRRLKGHTYTVMGHEMVWDMVPYDVQLIGGIVLHQGKIAEMATGEGKTLVSTLPVFLNALTGRGVHVVTVNEYLAQRDMEWMRPVYEYHGLSTGVILAGLYSNQRRNAYLCDITWGTNSEFGFDYLRDNMAGSEEEMVQRDFYFAIVDEVDSVLIDEARTPLIISGPVPNSDTDTKYREIKPWIEQLVRAQQNLVATLLDQAEKTLKEKPNDFDAGLALLRVKRGQPKNKRFIKMLSQPGIGKLVQSVENEYLKDNSSRMHEVDDELFYAVDEKANTIDLTEKGREFLGKLSHQDQDLFLLPDVGSEIAAIEADKNLQPTDKIRKKDEVYRLYSERSDSLHTIGQLLKAYTLFAKDDEYVVQNGQVMIVDEFTGRVLAGRRYSDGLHQAIEAKENVKIEGETQTMATITIQNYFRLYSKLAGMTGTAETEASEFFEIYKLDVVVIPTNHPIARHDQDDLVYKTRREKYNAIVNKVQELNAKGQPVLVGTASVEVSETLSRMLRAKRIQHNVLNAKQHAREAEIVAMAGQKGAVTIATNMAGRGTDIKLGPGVREMGGLFILGSERHESRRIDRQLRGRAGRQGDPGESIFYVSLEDDLMRLFGSDRVIAVMDKLGHEEGDVIEHSMITKSIERAQKKVEEQNFAIRKRLLEYDDVMNQQREVIYTRRRKALKMGRLKNDIMDLLQDYCYTVAKKFHESNDPAGLEEQVLRELSVEFHVEASAFEREPFEQTAEALYKAASEFYHRKENSLPDEIMQQIEKYAVLSVIDQKWREHLREIDSLREGINLRAYGQKDPLLEYKQEAYKLFVELLREIEHETLSVAFRLFPVSQDESEEIEARQRRQAVRQERLVAQHAEAESTYKIAADGGMNATLWMPGDEIVVQQPVRTEKKPGRNDDCPCGSGKKYKNCCGANE